In Chitinophaga sp. HK235, a single window of DNA contains:
- a CDS encoding ABC transporter ATP-binding protein gives MAAKHHHASYIKRFIRYLYPHLGLELLIFLLMIITSAGSLATPYILKIIIDDIFPKGNYTQLVWILAVLVVIYVIRILCSVCTDMLYARVSLRIVAAIRSDILRNILARPMSFFRLAKPGDILFTVMNDVQNIQAAVSVLVLTFMTDLLTVTGIVIMLALLNLKLTLISFLILPLMIFSIRKFTPLLQANFRKSQDLQELLNNFVLEKIKNIRVVRSYSTATYEQDKLHALQQQDIQLGTRNALLSSLNSNATVFLVAIGPVVVLMYGGKAVFEGLLTIGALIAFIQYLNRLYSPTMNIMNSYNNLTKALVSMERVSKYMDDVSPVTKDRIPTPDFQAITLEHVSLADNGKCILDDVNMRLQKGKIYGIIGPSGSGKSTICNLLCDFVKPSSGHVLLDDEIPVHSLSDWHQSIGLIEKENQLFSQTIFENVRYGSFDAAMKEVREAATQAGLAEVLEDLPEGIDTIINENGTTLSDGQKQRISIARALVRKARLIVFDEATAALDIQLEQHVIDGLRAHHKDAVIVIITHRLHSLRAVDYVYSVANGSIVKKGPPEEFSVITHTNFQTDII, from the coding sequence GCTTCATACATAAAACGATTTATCAGGTACCTGTACCCTCATCTGGGACTCGAACTGCTGATATTCCTCCTGATGATCATTACCAGTGCCGGATCATTAGCTACGCCCTATATACTCAAGATCATCATTGATGATATTTTTCCGAAAGGAAATTATACGCAGCTGGTGTGGATACTGGCGGTTCTTGTGGTTATCTATGTTATACGTATTCTCTGCTCGGTATGTACAGACATGCTGTATGCCAGGGTGAGCCTGCGTATTGTAGCCGCTATCAGATCGGATATCCTGCGAAACATCCTTGCGCGGCCCATGAGTTTTTTCCGGCTGGCGAAACCAGGTGATATATTGTTTACAGTGATGAATGACGTACAGAATATACAGGCGGCAGTTTCCGTACTGGTACTGACTTTCATGACGGATTTACTCACTGTTACTGGTATTGTCATCATGCTGGCCCTGCTGAATCTGAAACTTACCCTTATCAGTTTTCTCATACTGCCACTGATGATCTTCAGCATCCGGAAATTTACACCACTGCTGCAGGCCAACTTCCGGAAGAGCCAGGACCTGCAGGAACTGCTCAATAATTTTGTGCTGGAGAAAATAAAAAACATCCGCGTAGTAAGAAGTTATAGTACGGCCACCTATGAGCAGGATAAACTGCATGCTCTCCAGCAGCAGGACATACAGCTCGGTACCAGGAATGCCTTACTGAGTTCACTCAACAGCAATGCCACTGTATTCCTGGTGGCGATAGGACCGGTGGTGGTGCTGATGTACGGAGGGAAAGCTGTGTTTGAAGGCCTGCTGACCATTGGCGCCCTGATCGCTTTCATCCAGTACCTGAACCGGTTGTATTCTCCCACCATGAACATCATGAACAGCTATAACAACTTGACGAAAGCACTGGTGTCGATGGAGCGGGTGAGTAAATATATGGACGATGTTTCTCCGGTAACTAAAGACCGTATACCCACACCTGATTTCCAGGCTATCACGCTGGAACATGTATCGCTGGCAGATAATGGGAAATGTATACTGGATGATGTGAACATGCGTTTGCAGAAAGGAAAAATATATGGCATCATCGGCCCCAGCGGATCAGGAAAGAGTACTATATGCAACCTGTTGTGCGACTTTGTAAAACCGTCCTCCGGTCATGTGCTGCTGGATGATGAAATACCGGTCCATAGCCTGTCTGACTGGCATCAGTCGATCGGGCTCATAGAAAAAGAAAACCAGCTGTTCAGCCAGACAATTTTTGAGAATGTGCGATACGGCAGTTTCGATGCTGCAATGAAGGAGGTGCGCGAAGCTGCTACTCAGGCCGGACTGGCAGAGGTATTAGAGGACCTGCCGGAAGGAATAGACACCATCATCAATGAAAACGGTACTACGCTGTCGGATGGCCAGAAACAAAGAATATCCATTGCCAGGGCATTGGTGCGGAAAGCCAGACTGATTGTTTTTGACGAGGCCACGGCGGCACTCGATATACAGCTGGAACAGCATGTTATCGACGGTTTACGGGCCCATCATAAAGATGCAGTCATTGTCATCATTACCCACCGTTTACATTCACTCCGGGCAGTAGATTATGTTTATT